One window from the genome of Myripristis murdjan chromosome 6, fMyrMur1.1, whole genome shotgun sequence encodes:
- the LOC115360635 gene encoding uncharacterized protein LOC115360635 produces MNGLESENAGVGGIGENAEEKYRALAYDTAFSTLLAVAVYVVVKVSLDGIRQWRARISVLIVGSGPVGLTAALVAVRSGKVLKLTVLDERYRTALLCRPQQIALDPRSVEFLLGLGVDFDNMEGCWHNEHFFTKIGVFQEYLLSILEQKKQKVEVKVRLGTKFTEDYLRRIPHNDWPRVIVVADGSCGDSCSVLGISSDYTVESCHAYGANATIERLDQRQVPTPEIRAHSLYFDLSAYGVEALREHRNPTAKPGFHLKIYGTFRNRYMALVCPATDTKMVRFLRHTANSSIMKNIFHQSFNAYKTDIEPRLNDLTLHHMQCSRRLFEIQLSHRRISAAYIEGDNVAVTVEGEAARVLNFDTGCGVNLGMRGLESLGTFIYRTATAVDQNDVLEALSAKIQHSRQVAETFKQTGLAQSMYE; encoded by the exons ATGAACGGATTGGAGTCAGAAAACGCAGGAGTTGGCGGCATCGGCGAAAACGCGGAGGAAAAGTATCGCGCTTTAGCGTACGACACAGCGTTCAGCACTTTGTTGGCAGTGGCCGTGTATGTGGTGGTGAAAGTGAGCCTGGACGGGATAAGGCAGTGGCGGGCCAGGATATCTGTGCTGATCGTGGGCTCGGGACCCGTGGGGCTGACGGCCGCGCTGGTCGCTGTCCGCTCCGGTAAGGTGCTGAAGCTGACCGTGCTGGATGAGAGGTACCGGACAGCCCTGCTCTGCCGGCCCCAGCAGATCGCCCTGGATCCCCGCAGCGTGGAGTTTCTGCTGGGACTCGGGGTAGACTTTGATAACATGGAGGGCTGCTGGCACAACGAGCACTTCTTCACCAAGATAGGGGTGTTTCAGGAGTACCTGCTGAGCATCCTGGAGCAGAAGAAACAGAAGGTGGAGGTCAAGGTGCGGCTGGGCACCAAG TTCACAGAGGACTACCTGCGCAGGATCCCGCACAATGATTGGCCTCGTGTGATCGTGGTGGCTGATGGGTCATGTGGCGACTCCTGCTCTGTGCTGGGCATCAGCTCCGACTACACTGTGGAGTCCTGCCATGCCTACGGAGCTAATGCAACTATAGAGAGACTGGACCAGAGACag GTGCCCACTCCAGAGATCCGCGCCCACAGCCTCTACTTTGACCTGTCTGCTTACGGAGTGGAGGCTCTCAGAGAGCATCGTAACCCCACAGCGAAGCCTGGCTTCCACCTGAAGATCTATGGCACCTTCAGAAATCGCTACATGGCCCTCGTCTGCCCTGCCACTGACACGAAGATGGTTCGCTTCCTCAGGCACactgccaactcctca ATCATGAAGAACATCTTCCACCAGTCCTTCAACGCCTATAAGACGGACATCGAGCCCCGTCTGAACGACCTGACGCTCCACCACATGCAGTGCAGCCGGCGGCTCTTTGAGATCCAGCTGTCACACAGACGCATCAGCGCTGCGTACATAGAGGGGGACAACGTGGCAGTCACTGTGGAGGGGGAGGCGGCGCGCGTCCTCAACTTTGACACAG gttGTGGGGTAAATCTGGGCATGCGGGGTCTGGAATCCCTTGGGACATTCATCTACAGGACAGCCACTGCTGTGGACCAGAACGACGTTCTGGAGGCGCTGTCAGCGAAGATCCAGCACTCCCGACAGGTGGCTGAGACTTTCAAGCAGACAGGTCTGGCTCAGTCCATGTATGAGTGA